The nucleotide sequence CtgtggagaagagagagaggagagtGTCTTCCCGGCGGTCCAGGCGCAGACGTTCTAGGTCATCTGACCGGTACAGGTCTAAATCCAGATCAGCAGAAAAGAGATTGTCCAGACGGAGACGTTCCAGGTCATCTGACCACTACAGGTCTAAATCCAGGTCAGTGGAGAAGCGACTGTCCTCCCGAAGGTCCAGACGCAGACGTTCCAGGTCATCTGACCGCTACAGATCCAAGTCCAGGTCAGCGGAGAAGCGGCTGTCCTCCCGAAGGTCCGGTCGGAGACGTTCCAGGTCTTCCGACCGCTACAGGTCTAAGTCACGGTCAGTGGAGAAGCGATTGTCCTCCCGAAGGTCCGGTCGGAGACGTTCCAGGTCTTCTGACCGCTACAGATCCAAGTCCAGATCAGTGGAGAAGCGATTGTCCTCCCGAAGGTCCGGGCGTAGGCGTTCCAGGTCTTCTGACCGCTACAGATCCAAGTCCAGGTCAGTGGAGAAGCGATTGTCCTCCCGAAGGTCCGGACGCAGACGTTCCAGGTCGTCCGACCGCTACAGGTCTAAGTCACGGTCAGTGGAAAAGAGGTTGTCCTCCTGGCGATCCCGCCGCAGACATTCCAGGTCCTCTGACCGGTCAAAATCTAGATCCAGGTCTTCAGAAAAGGGAGGAGGCAAAGAATACTCTTGGAGGTTCAGACATCGGTCTGGTTCCTCTGATCGTTCAAAATCCAGGTCAAGATCTGTTGAGAAGAGAGGTCGGAAAGCATCTGTACGGAGGTCCAAACGCCAGCGCTCAAAGTCCTCGGATCGCTACAAGTCTCGATCCAGGTCAGTAGAAAAAAGAGATCGAAAGCAATCATCGCGGAAGTCTAAACGTCAGCGCTCCAAGTCCTCTGACCGTTACAAATCTAGATCCaaatcagtggaaaaaaagaaggaatcctCACGAAAATCTAAGCGTCGACGCTCAAAATCTTCTGAACGTTACAAGTCTAGGTCTAGGTCTGTTGAAAAAAAGCGCAAGGAGTcttcaaaaaaatccaaacGGAAACGTTCCAAGTCCTCTGACAGTGTTAAGTCAAGGTCCAAATCTGTAGAAAAGAAAGATAAGTTATCCTCATCAAAGCCCAGTAGCAAGCATGTGGAGTCTTCTGAACTTCAGGAATCAGCCAAAGGTCTTGATAAAGATGTTCCTCAATCTTCTTTTGGAAGTGAAGGTAAATCCTCTAATGGTCCCACATCAGGAGCTTTGTCTGATGAAGGAGTAAATGGCCCAGTGCTGCCACCGTCATTTGGAAGTGGATTTTCCAAACCTTCAGAGAGCCTTGAGGAAAACTCATCTGTCGAAAAAACAGCAGATCTGCAGCATTCTGCCACATCTGAATTTGATACCTCCAAAACCCCAGATGACAAGGAACTGAGATCCACATCTGTGGAAAAAACTCAGGATTCAGAGTTGTCTGTAACATCTGAAAATACATCaactgaaaaagcagcagctctggagtcTTCACCGCTACCTGAACTTCCATACTCCACATCCAAGTCAAGATCCTCATCTGTTGAAAAAAGGGGAGATCTACAGACTTCTTCAGTAGCAGAATTCCATCTCTCTGCCTCCCGTGGAGATGAGTCCAGGACTGCACCTCTCAAGGAAGTAGAAGGtccagagctgcctccagcactTAGAGACATGCAAGTTCAATCATCTTCTCTCCTGTCTGAAGGTGGGCTCTCCAACTTGTCTGATGGTCACGAATCACAGCATATCCCTGGTGAGCACACAGAGCTTTCACAGGTTCTGCAAGTACCTGAATGTGAGTCTTCCCAGCTGGCTGACAGCCCTGGAGCAGTGGAAGTTCAGAGGCCTTTCCTGCCACCTGAAATGATCCACCCTGTGATCCCTGATGGCCAGATGCAGGAGCCTTCTCTGGCTCCTGACAGTGGACATTTCGTGTCTCCTGATGGACACGGATCAGGATCCAGCTTTGCTGCACCAATAGAGGAGCATCCACTGTCTGTAGGCGAGTCCTTTAAGTCGCCGCATGGAAATGAACAAAGATTTTTATCTGTTGAAAAAGTCAAGACTCCGGATATTTCCCTGACATCTGTGTGCAGTTCTGTTGAGGTGTCTGCCGATGTCATTTCAGTGTCTTCTTACGAAGTTCGTGACTCTAGATCATCTGTTGACAAAGGTTTAGATGGTCCAACACTTCCACAACTACTCGAGGTTGACTGCCCCAGATCTTCAGAAATGCACGAAACAAGATACCTAACTGGCAAAATAGATGGCGCAGGATCTTTGGTGATGTCTAAAAGTGGGATTCCAATATGCCACGATGGCCACAAAGCAAAGTACAATTCCTTTGAGCAAACAGAGAGTGCAGAACTGTCAGTGGCATCTGAGCTCCGCTGTTCCATCTTTCCGGAAGGTTATAAATTGACATCTACTGCAGTAGAAAAAGTGGACTTCCGGAAGCCTTCCCTCTCACTGGAAAGTGGCATCTCCGTGTCTGCTGCTGGTTGTGAATCTGTGGGCACACCTGAAAGACTGCAGCCCCCAGTGACTGCTGTGACGTCGGAGGGTGGGATTCTGCTGTTGCCCGACAGTCACGAGCCGAGACCTGTCCCTGCAGAAAAGGCAGAGGTGCTGAATTCATCTGAATTGAAACACCTGGCATCCCCCGATGGCTACAAGCTGAGATCTGCCTACAGTGAAAAAATGCAGGTGCATGAGCCCTTTCTGATACTGGAAAGCAGGTGTTCTGTTGCCTCCGATGGTCATGAGCTGGCATCCACGCCTTTTGAAAGAGCTGAGGAGTCTTCTCAAGTGTCTGAAAATGAGTACACCATAGGGCTTGATGGCCCAGAGTTGACATCAACCCCTGGTGAAAAAGCAGAGCTGCGAAAGCTTTATGAGATGCCTGAAGAAAGATGTTTGGAGTCCATCGACAGCCAGGACTCTGCTGAAAAGACACAGGTGCAACAGCCTGCTGAAAATGAACATGCTGTGTCCTGGGTGAGCCAGGAGGTGAGGTCCAGCTCTCCTGAGAAGGCAGAGATGCAGGAGGAAGCTCTGGTTCCTGACAGCACTGTGGCTTCTAATGATCACAGATTGCCCTCTTTCTTGGCTGGAACACCAGAAGTGCAGGAGTGTTCTCTGCTGCCTGAAAATGAATATGGTGAGACTACTGAGGGCCAGGAGGtgacagccagccctgctgaggaggtggTGCAGGAGCCTTCTCTGACACCTAGCAGTGAATATTCCATCTTCCGTCAAGGTCAAATACTGCAGTCTGGCCTAGCTCAAagcacagcagtgcaggagcCAGTGCTGGTCCCAGACACCCAATACGCTGCAtctcccagggagcaggagctgctctctgcttaCACTGAAAAACAAGAGGTGCAGGAGTGTTCTTTGCTGCCTGAAAATGAGTACGATGCATCCCCTGAAAAGCGTCATTTGAGATCTAGTCCTGTTGATAAAGAAGAATTGGAGGAACATTCTGAAGCATCTGAAAGTGAAAGTTCAATATCCACGGATAGCCAGGAGTTGCAGTCTGCTGTTGCTGGAAAAACAGAGGTGCAAGAGTTGTCCTTGTCTGAAGGTGAATGTCCCATGACCCCTGAAGTTCAGGAGCTGcagtccagccctgctgaaAGACTAACAGCCAAGGAACCTTCTCTGACATCTGAACATGCTTTGTCACCTGAAGAGTACGAGTCAAGGTTGGCACATGCTGAGAAAACAGAGGGTGTGGACTCTGCTTTGACAGCTGAACGTGACCATCTCTTTTTCGAGAGCCAGGAGGTGAGTTTTACCTCTTTTCAGAAAGCAGATGTGCAGGACCATTCTCCAACACCTGAAAATGAACATGGAGCATCCCCTGATGGGCAGGAGTTGAAATACACCACTGATGGAAAAGTAGACGGTCTCGAACCTTCAACACTGGATGATAGAGCCTCCATGTCCCCTGATGACAGCGACTTGAAATCCATCCCTGTAGAAAAAATGGATCATGCAATGCCTTCTTTAATGCCTGAAGGGCGCTCGGTGTCTCCTGATAACTGCAGTGTGAGATCAGGCCCTGGTGAAGAAATGGGGGATCTGGAGCCCTCTTTGAGATCTGAGCGTAGATATTCCACATCCTCCTACCAGGAAGGGCACGAGCCAAAGTCTCCCATGGAGGAAGAGGGTCTGGAGTCCTCTGTGACCTCTGAACACAGACGATCTGTGTCCCCTGAGGGCCATGATCAGAAATCTGCAGATGAAGAAATGGATGATCTGGAGAGGCGTTCTACTTCTCCTGATGAGCACGAGTCAAGATCTAGCGTTGGTGAAGAAGCAGAGGATCTGGAGCAGCCTTTGACAACAGAACATCCATGCTCTGAGTCCTCTGATGAGCACGAGTCAAGGTCAACTACTGGAGAAGAGGCAGAGGATGCAGAGACCTCCTTGGCAGCTGAAAGAAGAGACTCCATATCCTCTGATGACCGGGAGTCGAGgtctgctgctggggaagatGTGGAAGATGGGGAGCCCTCCTTAACAGCTGAACGTAGACACTCCACATCTTCTGATGACCGTGAGTCAAGGTCTACAGCTGATGAAGAAGCAGAGGATTTGACAGCTGAACATCACTCTGTGTCTCCTGATGGACGTGAGTCAAGGTCAACTGTTGGTGAGGAAGCAGAGGACCAGGAGGTCTCTTTGACAGCTGAGCGTAGACACTCCACATCTTCAGATGAGCAGGAGTCAAGGTCTACTGCTGGTGAAGATGCAGAGGATGTGGAAccctcctcagcagctgaaCAAAGAGATTCCACCTCATCAGACGAACAGGAGTCTAGGTCTACTGCAGGTGAAGAAGCTGAGGATGTGGAACCTCTGGCAGCTGAACACAGACGTTCCGCGTCCCCTGATGGGGCTGAATCGAGGTCTACGACTGCTGAAGAAGAAGGAGACGACGCAGAGCCCTCCTTGACAGCTGAGCAAAGAGAGTCCACATCGTCAGATGAGCATGAGTCAGAGTCTTCCAGTGGtgaagaggagagagaggatgTGGAGCCTTCTTTGGCAgatgaggaaaagcaggattCCATGCCTCTTGAGCAGTCAGAGGAGCAGGACTCTTCCTTTGTCCCTGAAAGTAGGCGTTCTGAGTCTTCCGAACGTGAAAAATCCAGATCCAAGTCTGTTGACAAAGCATCTGACAAAGAGTCTCCACAGAGATCTGTCAGCAGACACTCAAAGTCTCCTGCTCGCCAAAAGAGCCGATCCACATCTGTAGAAAAAACAGCAGACAAAGAGTCCGTGCGTCGGTACCGACGGAGACGCTCCAGGTCCACGGCTCGCCAGAGGAGCCAGTCAACGTCTGTAGAGAAAACAGTGGACAAGGAGTCCTCACGCAGGTCCAGGCGGAGACGCTCCAGGTCTGCTGCTCGCCAGAGGAGCCAGTCCAAGTCTGTGGAGAAAACGGCAGACAAGGAGTCATCACGCAGGTCCAGGAGCCGACGCTCCAGGTCCTCCCAGCGCAGATCCAAGAGGTACGACACGGACTCGCGTTCCCGACGGAATCGCTCCAGGTCAGCAACACGGAGAAGAGCATCCAGATCCCGGTCCAGCTCGTTGTCACGTTCCAGGcacaggaggaggagcaggtcAAGGTCGGCGTCACGAAGGCGGCGCTCCTTGTCCAGAGACAGGCGCAAGAGGTCTCAGAGAAACAGATCGAGGTCTACCgacaggagaaggagaagatccGACTCCAGAGACCGCAGGATATCGCTCCGGTTGCGGAGCAGGAGCCGGACCCCTCTTCGGCAGAGGCGGTCGCGGTCCCGAGGGAGGAGACGGAGCTCCAGCAGATCCCCGATCCGACTGCGGCGCTCGCGCTCCTCGGGGAGAAGGCGCTACAGCAGATCCCCCGACCGGCGCAGGTCCAGGTCCTCCGAGTTCTCCAGCAGATCACCCAAACGTCTTACAGACCTGGGTAAGtgactgctttgttctctgTAGCTCCACCCTAAGGTGGATGTGCATAGTCTGCTTTTAGCTGTGGAGCGTTCAGAAGGGATTTCTTGGAAGTGCTTTAGTTTTAGGCAGTGACTTCCAGCAGGAGTTTTTGTGTTGGAGCAGAATCAACGCTGAGCATTTGAATGAAAGCCTCTGTAGAGCCAGTTTTACCTTGGTTCTGGAGCTTTTGTACAGAAGCTGCGTGTTGAAGTCTGCAGGAACATTCTACATGGTAATTAGTGAAGGTCAAGTACTTGTATGTaacaaaattcagaatttctgCTCCTGAGAACAAACGTCATACAGGTGCCAGTTAGAGAGTCCCAAGCTCTGTTGTCAGGTGTTCCCAGAATTCTGTATTTCCTCTTTCCCATGGTAAGAACTTAAAGGAAAGAGAGACTTACTTCTGAAAATACTCTCAGACCCAGCAggttggaaaataaaattaaatcttaGGAGCCgcatcttctctctctccttggAAGAAGAGAGGCTGTGTTGTTTCCTTGGGTAGTGAGTTAATAAGGGGAAAAGAAGGTTTGAACTGGGAGATGAGCTCTTGTACAGTGTGTGAGGAAAGCTCCTGTGGTGGACTTGAGGTTCTGAACCTTCCAGTTCTTCCTCAGAGTTAGCATGGAAGCTTTCCAGTTAGGGAGTTATTTACAAACTAGCAGAAggcttaatttcattttatttcctatttctaTGTTAGGGCTGTCCTTTTTCTCCTTATTAAAGCAAAATACTGTCCTGTTCAGTTTTGCAACAGAATCTAATTCTGTTTCAAGCAAGAGGAAATTTTACTCAGAgcttgtttttctgttcagtgGTTGATGGTTTTCTGTAGCTTTTGGGCTACATGTGGGGAGATAAGACTTCCCCCAGAGTTTTCAGAGCTTTTCAGAGAGAGGTAGTCAAGAAACTGGAGTTTATGCTGTGTAAGAAGGACTCAGTATTGCCAAAACAGGAATGAATCAGTGAAGAGACATCAGAGCTTGGGGGCTGGGAGAATGTTGTAGTTGGGACTGCTGTGCTTTGGGTTACATTTGCAGCTTCACTTCCCTTCTGTACAGCCCAACCTTAAAgtccagagcagctctttgcaATTCCAGTTATTCACACAGagcattaaaaatgcaaaaagtgCAGGTAGAATCTCGTTTAGTTTGCCAAAAATGTATGTTTATTATGAAAATAAGGATCTATAAAACTAAAAACTTGCCTTTAAAGAAAACCAATCTCTTTAGACAAGGCGCAGCTCCTTGAAATCGCCAAAGCCAACGCCGCTGCCATGTGTGCGAAGTCTGGCGTGCCCTTACCCCCCAGCCTGATGCCTCTGCTGTCCCAGAAGAAGGATGACAAAGCCAACCAGAAGTC is from Cinclus cinclus chromosome 2, bCinCin1.1, whole genome shotgun sequence and encodes:
- the SON gene encoding protein SON isoform X1; this translates as MATNIEQILRSFVVSKFREIQEEQQQQHDGAKVEGQPNGDTIPAEQAGPSEASGAAGSCQSDQIVQKIEEVLSGALGTELQCNPDVDKNTVKNSTQTTKRSSTGEDEIPRKKAKKNKKHKSKKKKKKKKKRKKEKKHKKQPKESKLSARPGEPAGVQPAPHLMPEQSSSQVNVQHGVFADANLAGHVQPELCSKPTEGLDNQALGLVSHSVTDSQQSAENLGSGEGTLCATNPPFNLESIQSNIPENTSIAQTTICTSEEQIQQSHENIYPVAINASVVDSENYTWSSIPSGIVSKSEVQKDSVEALRGTEVTLTSQSIGEVKASDTALEPETMEVLTYAEASHQSVSQGAAQGLETLSESVSLASGVTTTPTPTHWAHPSAVTVAHVAVAGQEVKIPETAEKSLHMGNVKSVERSSELGGVSRTLEPSLQPSVISGSLSMTQGSPVEASSVLKAGAPLQHPLTLSAATPVTHVEIKSAKTPPGPGAVTKMKDMEPATGNVKALETAMEPVGVVTKDVRAAHESLQGKRLEGTTGPATALGASGMFLQHGVLTETRSVDRTQGSALPAGLTGVSMAAEAKGLRATSEPAAVVQTFVSQVVPEVQMAEGFRSPRAKDSEGTSLLRESRPEGESHVRSLAPALCLQKENTQYPGGVLRPAVVVEAKTSTTASMSLQVEGVKASEEAMHCGTLESPGLPALERTPEPVVACESVEPVREAEALAGLMPQQATAETEPLHASQTESSIIAQLQVMTHTRTSQTEVLRERKDSGHAPEAETRSREAILEHVQTSETSSKSIQEQIVGHSAAVLESLPRVEKNSMASGILTELTDAQTQGSAVEHEIAERRTSTQRNEPSELEKVKYLEPASEAGEERWLESMKESATVEVKDAGTGEELEVPMGDASAAVPEYLHAKNQQELQVVEEEKPAAEWKSAEEAPEILSASEIKCSEAVPEPGDAKGVKTTLEQEVTAEVQYVEGVQSQQVEDMVIDKEDVEQTLTPEPLVAETVFSSSHAAEEKVSAGTPVVETQDLETASHTEVELKDAEAAIRSEAKTKDLEAASVSETVQKDYAEAGPELIEEGQLEDTPEAEDVKEATPEEDSEKRDSETSDVQPDVAARMKETLMRLENVVEKSSHRTSEKKHDSKKQKRSRSKSQSRSRKRKKKSRSRSTSRRLTSKRARSRSRNYSVSRKKHSKSRSRSVEKRERRVSSRRSRRRRSRSSDRYRSKSRSAEKRLSRRRRSRSSDHYRSKSRSVEKRLSSRRSRRRRSRSSDRYRSKSRSAEKRLSSRRSGRRRSRSSDRYRSKSRSVEKRLSSRRSGRRRSRSSDRYRSKSRSVEKRLSSRRSGRRRSRSSDRYRSKSRSVEKRLSSRRSGRRRSRSSDRYRSKSRSVEKRLSSWRSRRRHSRSSDRSKSRSRSSEKGGGKEYSWRFRHRSGSSDRSKSRSRSVEKRGRKASVRRSKRQRSKSSDRYKSRSRSVEKRDRKQSSRKSKRQRSKSSDRYKSRSKSVEKKKESSRKSKRRRSKSSERYKSRSRSVEKKRKESSKKSKRKRSKSSDSVKSRSKSVEKKDKLSSSKPSSKHVESSELQESAKGLDKDVPQSSFGSEGKSSNGPTSGALSDEGVNGPVLPPSFGSGFSKPSESLEENSSVEKTADLQHSATSEFDTSKTPDDKELRSTSVEKTQDSELSVTSENTSTEKAAALESSPLPELPYSTSKSRSSSVEKRGDLQTSSVAEFHLSASRGDESRTAPLKEVEGPELPPALRDMQVQSSSLLSEGGLSNLSDGHESQHIPGEHTELSQVLQVPECESSQLADSPGAVEVQRPFLPPEMIHPVIPDGQMQEPSLAPDSGHFVSPDGHGSGSSFAAPIEEHPLSVGESFKSPHGNEQRFLSVEKVKTPDISLTSVCSSVEVSADVISVSSYEVRDSRSSVDKGLDGPTLPQLLEVDCPRSSEMHETRYLTGKIDGAGSLVMSKSGIPICHDGHKAKYNSFEQTESAELSVASELRCSIFPEGYKLTSTAVEKVDFRKPSLSLESGISVSAAGCESVGTPERLQPPVTAVTSEGGILLLPDSHEPRPVPAEKAEVLNSSELKHLASPDGYKLRSAYSEKMQVHEPFLILESRCSVASDGHELASTPFERAEESSQVSENEYTIGLDGPELTSTPGEKAELRKLYEMPEERCLESIDSQDSAEKTQVQQPAENEHAVSWVSQEVRSSSPEKAEMQEEALVPDSTVASNDHRLPSFLAGTPEVQECSLLPENEYGETTEGQEVTASPAEEVVQEPSLTPSSEYSIFRQGQILQSGLAQSTAVQEPVLVPDTQYAASPREQELLSAYTEKQEVQECSLLPENEYDASPEKRHLRSSPVDKEELEEHSEASESESSISTDSQELQSAVAGKTEVQELSLSEGECPMTPEVQELQSSPAERLTAKEPSLTSEHALSPEEYESRLAHAEKTEGVDSALTAERDHLFFESQEVSFTSFQKADVQDHSPTPENEHGASPDGQELKYTTDGKVDGLEPSTLDDRASMSPDDSDLKSIPVEKMDHAMPSLMPEGRSVSPDNCSVRSGPGEEMGDLEPSLRSERRYSTSSYQEGHEPKSPMEEEGLESSVTSEHRRSVSPEGHDQKSADEEMDDLERRSTSPDEHESRSSVGEEAEDLEQPLTTEHPCSESSDEHESRSTTGEEAEDAETSLAAERRDSISSDDRESRSAAGEDVEDGEPSLTAERRHSTSSDDRESRSTADEEAEDLTAEHHSVSPDGRESRSTVGEEAEDQEVSLTAERRHSTSSDEQESRSTAGEDAEDVEPSSAAEQRDSTSSDEQESRSTAGEEAEDVEPLAAEHRRSASPDGAESRSTTAEEEGDDAEPSLTAEQRESTSSDEHESESSSGEEEREDVEPSLADEEKQDSMPLEQSEEQDSSFVPESRRSESSEREKSRSKSVDKASDKESPQRSVSRHSKSPARQKSRSTSVEKTADKESVRRYRRRRSRSTARQRSQSTSVEKTVDKESSRRSRRRRSRSAARQRSQSKSVEKTADKESSRRSRSRRSRSSQRRSKRYDTDSRSRRNRSRSATRRRASRSRSSSLSRSRHRRRSRSRSASRRRRSLSRDRRKRSQRNRSRSTDRRRRRSDSRDRRISLRLRSRSRTPLRQRRSRSRGRRRSSSRSPIRLRRSRSSGRRRYSRSPDRRRSRSSEFSSRSPKRLTDLDKAQLLEIAKANAAAMCAKSGVPLPPSLMPLLSQKKDDKANQKSSRDTLKELTEKCKKIAQSTDDVIVNKPHVSDEEEEERPFYNHPFKLSEPKPIFFNLSTPSIKPAPPPQPKNQVSLSKEFPVSSGSQHRKKEADSVYGEWVPVDKNGKDDGKDDVFPKPAIECVDITTAMNDRAVAQKRLNENSFDLEAMCMLNRAQEQIDAWAQSNSIPGQFTGSTGAQILSSDELTNSGPQAWIRKDQFLRAAPVTGGMGAQLMRKMGWREGEGLGKNKEGSVEPIMVDFKTDRKGLVAVGEKAQKRSGHYVVMKDLSGKHPVSALMEICNKRRWTPPEFVLVDDSGPDHRKHFIFKTTDSGGIRKPDPWLKLLQFPSCRNADPLIQFCSGCRIPRGSGRCWGRPGAVPGLCPLVPPLPQASGATRDLEIRTRPSSVPVWPQEVAWGCSSQPVHPLPDANCTDLWFM